The following are encoded together in the Pseudomonas sp. IB20 genome:
- a CDS encoding penicillin-binding protein activator LpoB yields MRAWIGMIGLLCAFGASAAPKIAVTDLAYEARVEEYIHAVSASNNFQASAYNASGASSYSEYESRTSYIEQTELRKFSGDIKGEILKSRQFQLVQGTPYTADAKGDVYDVIKRIKAGNFKGADYVLFGTLSDIDFTQDINALDHTNSYSAVLGLTLVADFSLINTRTFEITSAFTAMGEGQDTKLVNSRDVRVSLNRPRVVKEVSKALGEDVARQLAEQLGGGYQDPGKPALRNNLPRDEAPKILR; encoded by the coding sequence ATGCGTGCATGGATCGGCATGATCGGCCTGCTGTGCGCCTTTGGCGCCTCGGCCGCCCCGAAGATCGCGGTGACCGACCTTGCCTACGAGGCGCGGGTCGAGGAATACATCCACGCGGTTTCGGCCAGCAATAACTTCCAAGCCAGCGCGTATAACGCCAGCGGTGCGTCGAGCTACAGCGAGTACGAAAGCCGCACCAGCTACATCGAACAGACCGAGCTGCGTAAATTCAGCGGTGATATCAAGGGCGAGATTCTCAAGTCGCGCCAGTTCCAGCTGGTGCAGGGCACGCCTTACACCGCCGATGCCAAGGGTGACGTGTATGACGTGATCAAGCGCATCAAGGCCGGCAACTTCAAGGGCGCGGACTACGTGTTGTTCGGCACCCTGTCAGACATCGACTTCACCCAGGACATCAACGCCCTGGACCACACCAATAGCTATTCGGCCGTGCTCGGCCTGACGCTGGTGGCGGATTTTAGCCTGATCAACACGCGCACCTTTGAGATCACCTCGGCGTTTACCGCCATGGGTGAAGGCCAGGACACGAAGCTGGTGAACAGCCGCGATGTTCGCGTGAGCTTGAACCGGCCGCGCGTGGTGAAGGAAGTGTCGAAAGCCTTGGGTGAGGATGTGGCACGGCAGTTGGCGGAGCAATTGGGCGGCGGGTATCAAGACCCGGGCAAGCCTGCGCTGCGCAATAACCTGCCAAGGGATGAGGCGCCGAAGATTCTGCGCTGA